One stretch of Pandoraea oxalativorans DNA includes these proteins:
- the istA gene encoding IS21 family transposase produces MSGTRITDQQVRLYMNKRKHHPQEVAAAKTGISVRTARRIERDATLPSQKPRHSWRTRPDPFVDVWDREVVPLLRNSPHLMGITVLRKLQDDHPDRYPDSMRRTLERRIRQWRALEGPTQEVFFPQEHQPGVRGLSDFTDMSKLCVTIGGAPFGHRLYHFVLAFSRWEYANVVEGGESFEALAAGLQNALWQAGGCPREHRSDSLSAAFKNLTEQEDFTARYAALLDHYGMNGTRNNRGLGHENGSVESSHRYLKEALEQALMLRGHRDFADRPAYDEFVREVVMRRNRRNAAAFRIERAQLQDLPERRTTDFVEEEARVTRCSTFTVRGILYSAPSRLIGHRLKVRVYGDRLDCYLSGALVHSTPRGSRAADNRHALDYRHFIDSLRRKPQAFKGLAFRDALFPREAYRRTWERLEAQLTQRQACKTMVGLLELAGHHGVEALLAERLDALLAAGELPDLKQLCNEFAPRQALCPEVVVEMPPVALYDELLDKVAA; encoded by the coding sequence ATGTCTGGAACCCGCATTACCGACCAACAGGTTCGTCTCTACATGAACAAGCGCAAACACCACCCGCAGGAAGTCGCGGCCGCCAAGACCGGCATCAGCGTGCGTACGGCACGCCGTATCGAACGTGACGCCACTTTGCCATCCCAGAAGCCGCGGCATTCCTGGCGGACCCGTCCCGATCCGTTTGTCGACGTCTGGGACCGCGAAGTCGTGCCGCTGCTGCGTAACTCGCCCCACCTGATGGGCATCACGGTCTTACGCAAGCTGCAAGATGATCACCCGGATCGTTATCCCGATAGTATGCGGCGCACGCTGGAGCGGCGTATTCGCCAGTGGCGCGCTCTCGAGGGCCCCACTCAAGAGGTGTTCTTCCCGCAGGAGCATCAGCCCGGTGTGCGCGGACTGTCGGACTTCACTGATATGAGCAAGCTGTGCGTGACGATCGGTGGCGCCCCGTTCGGTCACCGGCTGTATCACTTCGTGCTGGCGTTCTCGCGCTGGGAGTACGCGAACGTGGTTGAGGGGGGCGAGAGTTTCGAAGCCCTCGCGGCCGGATTGCAGAACGCGCTATGGCAGGCGGGCGGCTGTCCCCGTGAACATCGATCTGACAGCCTGTCGGCCGCCTTCAAGAACCTGACGGAGCAGGAGGACTTCACGGCGCGTTACGCAGCGCTGCTCGACCATTACGGCATGAATGGCACGCGCAACAATCGCGGCCTGGGCCATGAGAACGGCAGCGTGGAATCCTCGCATCGGTATCTGAAGGAAGCGCTCGAGCAGGCATTGATGCTTCGCGGCCATCGTGACTTCGCTGACCGGCCTGCCTACGATGAGTTCGTACGCGAGGTGGTGATGCGTCGAAACCGGCGCAACGCCGCAGCGTTTCGCATCGAGCGCGCACAGCTGCAGGATCTGCCTGAACGTCGTACCACTGACTTCGTCGAGGAAGAGGCACGCGTGACCCGCTGCAGCACGTTCACCGTGCGCGGGATCCTCTACAGTGCGCCGTCGCGCCTGATCGGCCACCGCTTGAAGGTGCGGGTCTACGGTGACCGGCTCGACTGCTACCTGTCCGGCGCACTGGTGCATAGCACCCCGCGAGGCTCCCGTGCCGCCGACAACCGCCACGCGCTTGATTACCGACACTTCATCGACTCGCTGCGACGCAAGCCACAAGCGTTCAAAGGGCTCGCGTTTCGTGACGCACTGTTTCCTCGCGAGGCCTACCGCCGGACCTGGGAGCGGCTGGAGGCGCAACTGACGCAACGGCAGGCCTGCAAGACCATGGTGGGTCTGCTTGAACTCGCGGGCCACCACGGCGTTGAGGCGTTATTGGCCGAACGGCTTGATGCGTTGCTCGCAGCAGGCGAGCTGCCCGATCTAAAGCAGTTGTGCAATGAATTCGCGCCGCGTCAGGCCCTATGTCCCGAGGTGGTGGTCGAGATGCCGCCCGTTGCGCTCTATGACGAGCTTCTCGACAAGGTGGCAGCATGA
- a CDS encoding IS110 family transposase, which yields MKEEPAISGYRNVVGGVDTHKDVHVAAVVDEHDRLLGSECFPTTRHGYKQMLLWMRSFGELARVGVECTGSYGAGLLRYLQLAHVTVLEVTAPDRSDRRKRGKDDTLDACNAAHAAFAGVRTVTPKTRDGMIESLRVLKVCRKTAISARRVALQLIHSTIISAPDELRESLRKMTRMQLIRTLAAWRPDLSDYRSLISANRIALKSLGRRYLELHDEIADLDVMIAALVDELAPDLVSRYSIGYESASQLLLTAGDNSDRLQSEASFAALCGVSPVPASSGKVTRHRLNRGGDRAANSALHIIAIGRLRTDDRTKAYVAKRVSEGHSKLEAIRCLKRYIAREVFYAIRQRYRQIAQTQFTS from the coding sequence ATGAAAGAAGAACCGGCTATTTCTGGATATCGCAACGTTGTGGGCGGCGTGGATACCCATAAGGACGTGCATGTTGCAGCTGTCGTTGACGAACACGATCGTCTGCTCGGCAGTGAATGCTTCCCTACCACGCGGCATGGCTACAAACAGATGCTGCTCTGGATGCGCTCATTCGGAGAGCTTGCCCGGGTTGGCGTCGAATGCACCGGCTCCTACGGAGCGGGCTTGCTTCGCTACCTTCAACTGGCCCACGTAACGGTGCTTGAGGTCACGGCACCCGACAGGAGCGACCGGCGCAAACGCGGCAAGGACGACACGCTGGACGCTTGCAACGCGGCGCATGCTGCCTTTGCTGGTGTGCGTACAGTCACGCCCAAGACACGCGACGGCATGATTGAATCGCTGCGCGTTCTGAAAGTCTGCCGGAAGACCGCCATCTCCGCGAGGCGCGTTGCATTGCAACTAATTCACAGTACCATCATCAGCGCGCCTGACGAGTTACGCGAATCGCTGCGCAAGATGACACGGATGCAGCTTATTCGAACATTGGCCGCGTGGCGTCCCGATCTGTCTGACTATCGGAGCCTGATCTCTGCCAACCGGATTGCATTAAAATCACTGGGGCGTCGGTATCTCGAGTTGCACGACGAGATCGCCGACCTCGATGTCATGATCGCGGCTCTGGTCGATGAACTCGCCCCCGATCTGGTCTCCCGGTATTCAATTGGCTATGAGTCCGCTTCGCAACTGCTACTGACCGCTGGCGACAACAGCGACCGGCTTCAGTCAGAGGCCAGCTTCGCCGCCCTCTGTGGAGTGAGTCCCGTCCCGGCGTCTTCTGGCAAGGTGACACGACATCGACTGAATCGCGGTGGAGATCGCGCGGCCAACAGCGCCCTGCACATTATCGCCATCGGTCGATTGCGAACCGACGATCGCACAAAAGCCTATGTCGCCAAACGCGTCAGCGAGGGCCACTCAAAGCTTGAAGCGATTCGATGCCTCAAGCGCTATATCGCACGAGAGGTCTTCTACGCCATCCGGCAACGTTACCGCCAGATCGCGCAGACCCAATTTACCTCTTGA
- a CDS encoding IS110 family transposase codes for MNTTTFGLDIAKRAFQMYWVETETGEIVNRRFTKQQVIEFLGQRPAGRVALEACGSAHWWARKIVALGHEVVLLHARFIRPFVQNNKTDATDARAIWTAAQQPGMRSVAPKTADQQATLALHRMRSLLVKSRTMQVNQLRGLLYEFGVTLKAGRVAGLAEVRERLHEIEEVVPGTLFDALRDQLQHIERIDGEIRKLERQIVAWQRQEAACQRVATIPGIGPLTATALVATIGDPAAFKSGRELAAYLGLVPRQSGTGGKVRLGGISKRGDSYIRMLLIHGARAVMFKSRSKGAWSEQLSLRRPTNVVAVALANKMARTAWSLLAHDKTYQTDYAAQRAS; via the coding sequence ATGAATACTACGACGTTCGGGCTCGACATTGCAAAGCGGGCTTTCCAGATGTATTGGGTCGAAACGGAAACGGGAGAGATTGTGAACCGGCGGTTCACGAAGCAACAGGTTATAGAATTTCTTGGCCAGCGACCGGCCGGACGGGTGGCTTTGGAAGCCTGCGGAAGTGCGCACTGGTGGGCACGCAAGATCGTAGCGCTGGGTCATGAAGTCGTATTGCTGCATGCGAGATTCATCCGCCCGTTCGTCCAGAATAACAAGACCGATGCGACGGACGCTCGTGCGATCTGGACGGCAGCACAGCAACCCGGCATGCGTTCGGTAGCACCGAAGACAGCGGATCAGCAGGCCACGCTGGCCCTGCATCGCATGCGTTCACTGCTAGTCAAGTCACGTACCATGCAAGTCAACCAGTTGCGCGGCCTGCTGTACGAATTTGGCGTGACGCTCAAAGCGGGTCGCGTCGCCGGCCTTGCCGAGGTCCGCGAGCGACTACATGAAATCGAAGAGGTCGTTCCGGGCACGTTGTTCGATGCGCTGCGCGACCAGCTTCAGCACATCGAGCGGATCGACGGCGAGATCAGGAAACTCGAGAGACAGATCGTTGCCTGGCAACGACAGGAGGCGGCATGTCAGCGGGTCGCTACGATTCCAGGTATCGGACCATTGACGGCGACAGCCCTGGTCGCGACGATCGGCGATCCTGCTGCATTCAAATCCGGACGTGAGCTTGCCGCGTACCTCGGCCTGGTTCCCAGGCAAAGCGGTACAGGCGGCAAGGTACGGTTGGGCGGCATAAGCAAGCGCGGCGACAGCTATATACGCATGCTACTGATTCACGGTGCACGAGCGGTCATGTTCAAGAGCAGGAGCAAGGGCGCCTGGAGCGAGCAACTGTCCCTGCGTCGGCCTACGAATGTGGTTGCCGTCGCGCTGGCAAACAAGATGGCGCGAACAGCGTGGTCGTTACTCGCGCACGACAAAACTTACCAGACAGACTACGCAGCACAAAGGGCTAGCTGA
- the istB gene encoding IS21-like element helper ATPase IstB, with product MNAPAHDNGRLALMLNELRLPTIGRLWPEFVERSDKEGWPATRLLGALLEHELAERAKRRIERHRTESHLDPTKTLATFDFGMVPMVSKAHVTALATGESWLEKGATILLFGPPGGGKSHLGSALGHALIDAGYRVLFTRTAELVQKLQAARQSLQLPSALAKLDRFDLIILDDLSYARKDQAETSVLFELIAERYERKSLLITANQPFSGWNDVFPDPGMTIAAIDRLVHHSTIFELNVESYRRRKASDKQSARRRQLPNDNCEGGTTTMAS from the coding sequence ATGAACGCCCCTGCCCACGACAACGGCCGTCTGGCCCTGATGTTGAACGAGTTACGCCTGCCGACGATCGGCAGGCTATGGCCCGAGTTCGTTGAGCGCTCTGACAAGGAAGGCTGGCCCGCTACGCGATTGCTTGGGGCGCTGCTTGAGCACGAACTGGCCGAACGCGCCAAACGACGCATTGAGCGGCACCGTACCGAGTCGCATCTGGACCCGACGAAGACGCTTGCTACCTTCGACTTCGGCATGGTGCCGATGGTCTCGAAGGCGCATGTTACGGCGCTGGCCACCGGAGAATCCTGGCTGGAGAAAGGCGCCACAATTCTCCTGTTCGGCCCGCCGGGCGGCGGCAAGAGTCATTTGGGCTCAGCCCTCGGTCATGCGTTGATCGACGCCGGTTATCGCGTGCTGTTCACGCGCACCGCTGAACTTGTCCAGAAGCTCCAGGCCGCGCGCCAAAGCCTGCAACTGCCGTCCGCGCTCGCGAAGCTCGATCGCTTCGATCTCATCATCCTGGATGACCTGTCATACGCTCGCAAGGACCAGGCCGAAACCAGCGTGCTGTTCGAGCTGATCGCCGAGAGATATGAGCGCAAAAGCCTGCTGATTACGGCCAACCAGCCCTTCTCTGGATGGAACGATGTCTTCCCTGATCCGGGCATGACGATCGCCGCTATCGACCGGCTCGTCCATCACTCGACGATCTTCGAGCTCAACGTCGAAAGCTATCGCCGTCGTAAGGCCAGCGACAAACAAAGCGCCCGCCGGCGTCAATTACCTAACGACAATTGCGAAGGAGGAACGACAACTATGGCCTCTTAA